From Paucibacter aquatile, the proteins below share one genomic window:
- a CDS encoding response regulator transcription factor — protein sequence MKKILIVEDQEEIRELIRVTLEFDDYEIDEAADGHEGLSKLGSFKPDLILLDVMMPGGMSGLEVCRRVKADPVLKRIRVILLTARGQEADKQEGLRVGADEYLIKPFSPMELMKVIDKVLR from the coding sequence ATGAAGAAGATACTGATTGTTGAAGATCAGGAAGAGATCCGTGAGTTGATTCGTGTCACGCTGGAGTTTGACGACTACGAGATCGACGAAGCCGCTGATGGCCATGAAGGACTGAGCAAGCTCGGTAGTTTCAAGCCCGATTTGATACTGCTGGACGTGATGATGCCCGGCGGAATGAGCGGTTTGGAGGTTTGCCGCCGCGTCAAAGCGGATCCTGTTTTGAAGCGCATCCGAGTGATTCTCTTGACTGCGCGAGGGCAGGAAGCCGACAAGCAAGAAGGGTTGCGGGTCGGGGCGGACGAGTATCTGATCAAGCCCTTCAGCCCGATGGAGTTGATGAAAGTCATCGACAAGGTCTTGCGCTGA
- a CDS encoding phosphate/phosphite/phosphonate ABC transporter substrate-binding protein, which yields MCRTIALIRQVLVALTMALGLQAARAQAEEPLYRFSPVNQANIALTADYWNPIMAYVSERSGVKLTLKIGRTSADTTSYVLAQEVEFVFSNHLFSPEREKLGWKVIGRRLTPPIHGQIIVPADSTVTDLSQLAGKDVVYPGPEALVSYKLPYAFLLSKKIDTKVVFAGNADGALAQLFSGKASAAGVNSQLAENYGRRESKKYRVLWSSEPMHDLALMAAAKVPAKDVQAVAKAFAGMHKDPKGRAILSEVSKHIGLSEEAYFILSDGSEYEPYRRFYQSAPAQLR from the coding sequence ATGTGCCGAACAATCGCCCTCATCAGGCAGGTCCTCGTCGCTCTCACGATGGCCCTGGGTCTGCAGGCGGCCAGAGCGCAGGCGGAGGAGCCGCTGTACCGCTTCTCACCGGTCAACCAGGCCAATATCGCGTTGACCGCGGACTATTGGAACCCGATCATGGCCTACGTCTCGGAACGCAGCGGTGTGAAGCTGACCCTGAAAATCGGCCGAACATCCGCCGACACGACAAGTTATGTTCTAGCCCAGGAGGTCGAGTTCGTCTTCAGCAACCATTTGTTCAGCCCGGAGCGCGAGAAGCTCGGCTGGAAAGTCATTGGCCGACGACTCACGCCCCCCATCCACGGGCAGATCATTGTTCCTGCCGACTCCACAGTCACCGATCTGAGTCAACTGGCCGGCAAGGATGTGGTCTATCCGGGCCCGGAGGCGCTGGTGTCCTACAAACTGCCGTATGCCTTCTTGTTGAGCAAGAAAATCGACACCAAGGTGGTGTTCGCCGGCAATGCTGATGGCGCCTTGGCCCAGCTTTTCAGCGGAAAGGCCAGCGCCGCCGGTGTGAATTCGCAGTTGGCAGAGAACTATGGTCGGCGTGAAAGCAAGAAATACCGAGTGCTTTGGAGCTCGGAGCCCATGCACGATCTTGCTCTGATGGCCGCAGCCAAAGTTCCAGCCAAGGACGTACAGGCTGTGGCCAAGGCTTTCGCCGGCATGCACAAAGATCCCAAGGGGCGAGCCATTCTGTCCGAGGTCTCCAAGCATATCGGGCTCTCCGAGGAGGCCTATTTCATTCTCTCGGATGGAAGCGAGTACGAGCCCTACCGACGCTTTTATCAAAGCGCCCCGGCTCAATTGCGTTGA
- a CDS encoding PAS domain-containing sensor histidine kinase: MLAMTASRFLPSSLIGRVFLLYLTSLLLALSGAIGWFASRSYVDSINGAQDSADTLISLLGPVVSESAVIGDYDTIERALARASKHSDISAALFIDLKGGRIERHAHQDPELRAPSWLSKAIAEQLPELNMAVTAGGKDYGVLRLRFNTAHIANSFWQQSLVAVGLGLLSLLAGLGLVWWPLNRWLGNLGQIRAFGEQLQVSGGALSPMQTEDAPLEFRQTFEVLNQAASSLQLERERAAVTLSAIGDGIASTDAEGRILLANPVLGQLLERAPERLLGERIQELLPDLSRDLDPALDAAREGHWKARLRLNPEGCDAVVLDLSRTPIAGGGWVYAFRDISQQQALDDRLQEELQARAQAMQTMRRMLQDFAATPAQDQTGASRALVGSGSSEESAALLQLVQELIQRLRERGEQLAAIFALSPDGFVSFDAQHICRYVSPAFARLAALPPERALGRHEDELLEAVLSLRAADARAISFQELRSGKLRIELERPTRRVLELALHEGVSSDGAAAAQLLHLSDVTHQVEVEQMKSEFLSTAAHELRTPMASIYGFTELLLMREQPPERQKEMLGRIHRQCQSMIAILNQLLDLARIEARRGQDFELEVLDLQALVQEVVDDFIPPDARALPALSLPSQGCRIHADRQKLQQVLRNLLSNAYKYSPAGGPVELSLSMAGASSDGSAMAVLAVQDHGIGMTEEQLSHVTERFYRADKSGAILGTGLGMSIVKEIVELHGGQLLLASAPGVGTTATVRLPLLAAEPAESL; encoded by the coding sequence ATGCTTGCCATGACCGCCTCGCGCTTTTTGCCCTCCAGCCTGATAGGGCGAGTGTTTCTCCTCTATCTGACATCCTTGCTCCTGGCCTTGAGCGGGGCGATCGGTTGGTTCGCATCGCGCAGCTATGTCGACAGCATCAACGGTGCACAAGATTCGGCAGACACCTTGATCAGCCTGCTGGGCCCAGTGGTCAGTGAATCGGCCGTGATCGGCGACTACGACACCATCGAACGCGCCCTGGCCCGCGCCTCCAAGCACAGCGATATCAGTGCCGCTCTGTTCATCGATCTCAAAGGAGGTCGCATTGAGCGTCATGCTCACCAGGACCCGGAACTGCGTGCGCCCAGTTGGCTCAGCAAGGCGATCGCCGAGCAACTGCCCGAACTCAATATGGCCGTGACAGCCGGCGGCAAGGACTACGGCGTCCTGCGCCTGCGCTTCAACACCGCCCACATTGCCAACAGCTTCTGGCAGCAAAGCCTGGTGGCGGTGGGTCTGGGGCTGCTGAGCTTGCTGGCCGGCCTCGGTCTGGTCTGGTGGCCGCTCAACCGTTGGTTGGGCAATCTGGGCCAGATCCGCGCCTTCGGCGAGCAACTGCAGGTTTCGGGCGGGGCGCTCAGCCCCATGCAAACGGAAGACGCGCCGCTGGAATTTCGCCAGACCTTCGAGGTCTTGAACCAGGCCGCCAGTTCGCTGCAGCTCGAGCGTGAGCGTGCCGCCGTAACCTTGTCGGCCATTGGTGATGGCATTGCCAGCACCGACGCCGAGGGCCGCATCCTGCTGGCCAATCCGGTGCTTGGCCAATTGCTGGAACGGGCGCCCGAGCGCCTGCTGGGCGAGCGCATCCAGGAGCTGCTGCCCGATCTGAGCCGCGACCTCGACCCGGCCCTCGATGCAGCGCGCGAAGGCCATTGGAAGGCGCGGCTGCGGCTGAACCCTGAAGGCTGCGACGCCGTGGTGTTGGACCTGAGCCGCACGCCCATTGCAGGCGGCGGCTGGGTCTACGCCTTCCGCGACATCAGCCAGCAACAGGCCCTGGACGACCGCTTGCAGGAAGAGCTGCAGGCCCGCGCCCAGGCCATGCAGACCATGCGCCGCATGCTGCAGGACTTTGCGGCGACACCGGCGCAAGACCAGACCGGCGCCAGCCGTGCCCTGGTCGGCAGTGGCAGCAGCGAGGAAAGCGCCGCCCTCTTGCAGCTGGTGCAGGAGCTGATCCAAAGGCTGCGCGAACGGGGCGAGCAACTGGCCGCCATCTTCGCCCTCAGCCCGGACGGCTTTGTGTCCTTCGACGCCCAGCACATCTGCCGTTATGTCAGCCCGGCCTTTGCACGGCTGGCCGCCTTGCCGCCCGAGCGGGCACTGGGCCGGCATGAGGACGAGCTGCTGGAGGCCGTGCTGAGCCTGCGTGCCGCCGACGCGCGCGCCATCAGCTTCCAGGAGCTGCGCAGCGGCAAGCTGCGCATCGAGCTGGAGCGACCGACACGCCGTGTGCTGGAGCTGGCCTTGCACGAAGGCGTGAGCAGCGACGGCGCCGCTGCCGCGCAGCTGCTGCACCTCAGCGATGTGACCCACCAGGTCGAGGTGGAGCAGATGAAGAGCGAGTTCCTGAGCACCGCCGCCCACGAGCTGCGCACCCCCATGGCCAGCATCTACGGTTTCACCGAGCTGCTGCTGATGCGTGAACAGCCCCCCGAGCGACAGAAGGAGATGCTGGGCCGCATCCACCGGCAATGCCAGTCCATGATCGCCATCCTCAACCAGCTGCTGGACCTGGCTCGCATCGAGGCCCGACGCGGCCAGGACTTCGAGCTCGAAGTGCTGGACCTCCAGGCCTTGGTTCAGGAAGTGGTCGACGACTTCATCCCGCCTGACGCACGCGCCCTGCCCGCACTGAGCCTGCCCAGCCAAGGCTGCCGCATCCATGCCGATCGGCAGAAGCTGCAGCAGGTGCTGCGCAATCTGCTGTCCAACGCCTACAAATACTCGCCGGCCGGTGGCCCGGTCGAGCTGAGCCTGAGCATGGCCGGCGCCAGCAGCGATGGATCGGCCATGGCCGTGCTGGCGGTGCAGGACCACGGCATCGGCATGACCGAGGAGCAGCTCTCGCACGTCACCGAGCGCTTCTATCGAGCCGACAAGTCGGGCGCCATCCTCGGCACCGGCCTGGGCATGAGCATCGTCAAGGAAATTGTCGAACTGCACGGCGGCCAGCTGCTGCTGGCCAGCGCCCCGGGGGTCGGAACCACGGCCACGGTGCGCCTGCCCTTGCTCGCAGCGGAACCCGCCGAATCCCTGTGA
- a CDS encoding CheR family methyltransferase, whose translation MSQLTTDSFKAITELFHRISGIKLVESKHALVQSRLQKLSLEAGETDINIFVQKMVRGQMPEELLVSVVDKLTTNETYFFREPQHFEDLVRRAQGQGDGGEFLVWSGASSSGEEAYSIAMVLADKLGMNPSSRPWSIRGTDLSTAVVESARQGLYPMDRARNVPADYLRRFCLQGFGPYEGQLLINRELRSRVQFQCANLMQPLPPLPMFDVIFLRNVLIYFDGPAKTAIVSRVMERLKPGGVLYPGHAESLASLGLPLKAIAPAIYQHA comes from the coding sequence ATGAGCCAACTGACCACAGACTCCTTCAAGGCCATCACCGAATTGTTTCATCGCATCTCCGGCATCAAGTTGGTGGAGAGCAAGCATGCGCTGGTGCAAAGCCGTTTGCAGAAGCTCAGCCTTGAAGCGGGCGAGACAGACATCAACATCTTTGTTCAAAAGATGGTGCGCGGCCAGATGCCAGAGGAGCTCTTGGTCAGCGTGGTGGACAAACTCACCACCAATGAAACCTACTTCTTCCGTGAACCGCAGCATTTCGAAGACTTGGTTCGACGTGCGCAGGGGCAAGGAGATGGCGGCGAGTTCCTGGTCTGGAGTGGTGCCTCGTCCTCCGGGGAAGAGGCCTACAGCATCGCCATGGTTCTGGCCGACAAGCTGGGCATGAATCCTTCGAGCCGCCCGTGGTCCATTCGTGGCACCGATCTCTCCACGGCAGTGGTGGAGAGCGCCCGCCAAGGCTTGTACCCCATGGACCGCGCGCGCAATGTGCCGGCAGACTATCTGAGACGTTTTTGCCTGCAAGGCTTCGGCCCCTACGAGGGTCAATTGCTGATCAATCGTGAGCTCCGCTCGCGCGTGCAGTTCCAGTGCGCCAATTTGATGCAGCCGCTACCACCGCTGCCGATGTTTGATGTGATCTTCCTTCGCAATGTCTTGATTTACTTCGATGGCCCGGCGAAAACCGCGATCGTCAGCCGCGTGATGGAACGCCTGAAGCCCGGCGGCGTGTTGTACCCTGGACATGCCGAGTCCCTGGCTTCTTTGGGTCTTCCTCTCAAGGCGATTGCTCCGGCGATCTACCAACATGCATAA
- a CDS encoding protein-glutamate methylesterase/protein-glutamine glutaminase, giving the protein MRVAIIDDSAIVRKHLSQVLEAAGIQVTITASDPLFAWPKLEANWPDVIVLDVEMPRMDGISFLKRLMAEHPTPVVMCSTLTEAGCETTMQALAAGAIGFVTKPKLGLRDFLEGPGNGLVGAVRAAARANVHALPSQIAAQSNLSSGASQPMTRVNSAVPLGASAPRDRLAPGALASTSAMSETTDRVIAFGSSTGGVQTIETVLRQLPRTTPGIVLVQHMPERFTHPFASRLNSITELEVLEAKDGDRVINGRVLVAPGGRHMQLKRSGAQYVVEVRDGPLVNHHKPSVDVLFKSVAHCAGRNAIGVIFTGMGDDGARGLLEMRKSGAATLAQDEASCVVYGMPKAAAELGAAQQVLPLSDIAPTLLRLNGVVAGLNRQAD; this is encoded by the coding sequence TTGCGTGTGGCCATCATTGATGACTCGGCCATCGTGCGCAAGCACCTCAGCCAAGTGCTTGAGGCGGCAGGCATTCAAGTCACGATCACCGCCAGCGATCCTCTGTTTGCCTGGCCCAAGCTGGAAGCCAACTGGCCTGACGTCATCGTGCTCGATGTAGAAATGCCACGCATGGACGGCATCAGCTTCCTCAAGCGTTTGATGGCCGAACACCCGACACCGGTGGTGATGTGCTCAACCCTGACCGAAGCCGGCTGCGAGACCACCATGCAAGCGCTGGCTGCCGGAGCCATCGGTTTCGTGACCAAACCCAAGCTCGGCTTGCGGGATTTTCTGGAGGGGCCAGGCAACGGCCTGGTGGGCGCGGTACGCGCAGCTGCGCGGGCAAACGTCCACGCGCTTCCCAGCCAGATCGCGGCGCAGTCCAATTTGAGTTCCGGCGCAAGCCAGCCCATGACTCGGGTCAACTCAGCAGTTCCCCTGGGTGCTTCTGCACCGCGCGATCGGCTCGCGCCCGGGGCACTCGCGAGCACCTCCGCCATGTCCGAGACCACCGACCGGGTGATCGCCTTCGGCAGTTCCACCGGGGGCGTTCAAACCATTGAAACCGTGCTCAGACAACTGCCGCGCACCACGCCCGGCATCGTCCTGGTTCAGCACATGCCCGAACGATTCACCCATCCCTTTGCGTCCCGCCTCAACAGCATCACGGAACTGGAAGTGTTGGAGGCCAAGGACGGCGACCGGGTCATCAATGGACGTGTCCTGGTGGCACCGGGCGGGCGCCATATGCAACTCAAACGCAGTGGGGCCCAGTACGTGGTCGAGGTGCGTGATGGCCCCTTGGTCAATCATCACAAACCATCGGTCGACGTCTTGTTCAAGTCGGTTGCACATTGCGCGGGACGCAATGCGATTGGCGTCATCTTCACGGGCATGGGCGACGACGGTGCGCGCGGCCTGCTGGAAATGCGCAAGTCTGGCGCGGCCACCCTGGCTCAGGACGAAGCCAGCTGTGTCGTGTACGGCATGCCGAAGGCGGCTGCTGAGTTGGGTGCGGCACAGCAAGTCCTGCCGCTCTCGGACATTGCACCCACCCTGCTGCGGCTCAATGGCGTAGTTGCCGGCCTGAATCGCCAAGCCGACTGA
- a CDS encoding methyl-accepting chemotaxis protein, whose protein sequence is MALQWTLPCLVLAGLIYRFRGGTELGRLGFATLLMILVALQLQLTQGANSIHANVYISLCLLLPYGDWIVIAYMTGLFCVHSLAFHFFNSSSMPLYVHETSGSWSLVADWGFLLVLSAFLIFSARQMRQQANERFEMEFLVKAMGQDGPIRLNLDAVRTDSNVGSRLKHVQQRMAAALRLVRDAIFKVHAAAHEVGESSSELMERTNRTATGLNDATMSLEQITVIVKESARASKEALAHSQASSAMASKGGEVVQQMVSTMQEIDQSSRRITDIIAVIDAIAFQTNILALNAAVEAARAGEQGRGFAVVASEVRMLAGRSAEAAKEIKQLITASTETVARGTQQASLASSTMMDLVSSVKSVSTVFDSLTADNAEHAQGIEVVAASVKELDAITRQNVHVAERSGQIADELLQQAVSLAEVLTTFRLGDDKAVAELLKTAQQSALASSQAQASLIQRRSQVQSQASNNPDGNSNIDFF, encoded by the coding sequence ATGGCGCTGCAATGGACGCTGCCCTGCCTGGTGCTGGCGGGCTTGATCTACCGCTTCCGAGGCGGAACCGAATTGGGCCGCCTGGGTTTCGCCACCCTGCTGATGATTCTCGTGGCCTTGCAGTTGCAGCTGACTCAGGGGGCCAACAGCATCCACGCCAATGTTTACATCTCCCTGTGTTTGCTACTGCCCTATGGCGACTGGATAGTTATCGCCTACATGACCGGCTTGTTCTGCGTCCATAGCCTGGCCTTCCATTTCTTCAACTCGAGCAGCATGCCGCTGTATGTGCACGAGACCAGCGGATCGTGGTCACTGGTTGCAGACTGGGGCTTCTTGCTGGTCCTCAGCGCCTTCTTGATTTTCTCGGCGCGACAGATGCGCCAACAAGCCAACGAGCGCTTTGAAATGGAGTTCCTGGTCAAGGCCATGGGACAGGACGGGCCGATCCGATTGAATCTGGACGCGGTGCGTACCGACTCCAACGTCGGCTCCCGCCTCAAGCATGTCCAGCAACGCATGGCTGCGGCACTTCGACTGGTGCGCGACGCCATTTTCAAGGTTCATGCCGCGGCACACGAAGTCGGCGAGAGCAGCTCCGAGCTGATGGAACGCACCAATCGCACTGCAACAGGCCTGAACGACGCAACCATGTCCTTGGAGCAGATCACGGTAATCGTGAAAGAAAGTGCCCGCGCCTCGAAGGAGGCTTTGGCACATTCGCAAGCCTCGTCGGCTATGGCAAGCAAAGGCGGTGAAGTGGTGCAGCAGATGGTCAGCACCATGCAGGAAATCGATCAGTCCTCACGCCGCATCACCGACATCATTGCGGTGATTGATGCCATCGCTTTCCAGACCAATATCTTGGCACTCAATGCAGCCGTGGAGGCAGCACGGGCAGGCGAGCAAGGGCGTGGCTTTGCCGTCGTCGCCAGCGAAGTGCGCATGCTGGCGGGCCGCTCCGCCGAAGCAGCCAAGGAGATCAAGCAGCTGATCACAGCCTCCACCGAAACCGTGGCGCGCGGCACCCAACAAGCCAGCCTTGCCAGCAGCACGATGATGGACTTGGTCAGTTCGGTCAAAAGCGTCAGCACGGTGTTCGACAGCCTGACCGCCGACAACGCTGAACATGCCCAGGGCATTGAGGTCGTGGCGGCTTCGGTCAAGGAGCTTGATGCCATCACCCGACAGAACGTCCATGTGGCCGAACGATCTGGGCAGATTGCCGACGAACTGCTGCAGCAGGCAGTGAGCTTGGCCGAAGTGCTGACTACGTTCCGGCTCGGCGATGACAAGGCCGTGGCGGAGCTCTTGAAAACAGCTCAGCAATCTGCCTTGGCCTCCAGCCAAGCGCAAGCCTCGCTGATTCAACGCCGCAGTCAAGTTCAGAGCCAAGCAAGCAACAACCCCGACGGCAACTCCAATATTGACTTTTTCTGA
- a CDS encoding chemotaxis protein CheD has product MAITLWHPVKKIGGMCHFLLPSRTTRGTAPLDGRYGDEAVELLLQAIKRSGTAPSEYLAHLYGGADTMPDGVNIKFNVGERNIEMGWSLIDKYGFQMQDVDVGDSVPRTVSLDLPSGRVEVKRSTGHALIGAKK; this is encoded by the coding sequence GTGGCCATCACCTTGTGGCACCCCGTCAAGAAAATCGGCGGCATGTGTCACTTTCTACTGCCCAGCAGAACCACACGAGGCACAGCCCCCTTGGATGGGCGCTATGGGGATGAAGCCGTGGAACTGTTGCTGCAAGCGATCAAACGCAGTGGCACCGCGCCTTCGGAGTACTTGGCGCATCTCTATGGCGGCGCCGACACCATGCCCGACGGCGTCAACATCAAGTTCAACGTCGGCGAGCGCAATATCGAAATGGGGTGGAGCTTGATCGACAAGTATGGCTTTCAGATGCAGGACGTCGATGTCGGCGACAGCGTTCCACGCACGGTCTCACTCGATTTGCCCAGCGGCCGAGTCGAGGTCAAACGCAGCACCGGACATGCCTTGATCGGAGCCAAGAAGTGA
- a CDS encoding methyl-accepting chemotaxis protein produces MTLANMKVGQRLGLGFALLLAMLIAVVVLALKDLANVNHALEHVVHENFSRMVDLNELSEQTHVEQRVIRSLILINTNDAIEGERRKIAEAREAFDKSFASISKNTAREEDQRDLEQAREQAKKSRALNDQVMELANLNKDEEATKLLLSSASPAAKALQTTIDKAVAMQLQDAEQDVTEASSNYVSARLWLIGVTGFAVLLVIAMAWMLTRSVTLPLAQAVALSREIGDGRLDNEVQVQGTDETSQLLKSLVQMQSNLRERNERDGRIASENARVKQALDSCSTNVMIADPEGQIVYANRSVTAMLQGNEAALRQSLPNFDAKQVVGSNFDSFHRNPAHQRNLLGNLRSEYKTQIQVAELHFSLIANPITDATGQRLGTVVEWRDMTQELIAREREQTLAAANARIKQALDVAAMPVRISAADGTIVYVNEALMTVLRRDEAAFRSELPGFDPSKVLGGSIGMFYRDAAAAVERLKNLSDTAHSTMVLGGRTYDVTTTPIRDSNGKNIGTVGQWLDRTEQLAAEREFDSLTSAATSGNLSQRIGLDGKQGFFRQIGEKFNGLIDTISDTIREVRVAADQLSGASDQVSQTSQSLSHSASQQAASVEETTASLQEMAASVKQNAESANVTDGMATKAAREAMEGGQAVGMTVDAMKQIATKISIIDDIAYQTNLLALNAAIEAARAGEHGKGFAVVAAEVRKLAERSQVAAQEIGNLASNSVQLAERAGSLLSNMVPSIQKTSELVQEISAASGEQSQGVTQITGAMNHLSNTTQQTASASEELSATAEELSAQANQLQEQMAFFRLAEEKSSRGQARQQR; encoded by the coding sequence TGCTTCTGGCCATGTTGATCGCTGTGGTCGTACTGGCACTCAAGGATCTAGCCAACGTCAACCATGCGCTTGAACATGTGGTGCATGAGAACTTCAGTCGCATGGTCGACTTGAACGAGTTGTCGGAGCAGACACACGTTGAACAACGGGTCATACGAAGCCTGATTCTGATCAACACCAACGACGCCATCGAAGGCGAACGCCGCAAGATCGCAGAGGCTCGAGAGGCATTTGACAAGTCCTTCGCGTCCATCAGCAAGAACACGGCGCGTGAGGAAGATCAGCGAGATCTCGAGCAAGCCCGGGAACAAGCGAAAAAATCCCGCGCCCTGAATGATCAGGTCATGGAACTTGCGAACCTCAACAAAGACGAAGAAGCCACCAAACTGCTTCTGAGCTCGGCCAGCCCTGCAGCCAAAGCGCTGCAAACCACGATAGACAAGGCGGTGGCCATGCAGCTCCAGGACGCAGAACAGGATGTGACTGAGGCCTCATCAAACTACGTCTCTGCTCGCCTCTGGTTGATCGGCGTGACCGGTTTCGCCGTCCTGCTGGTGATCGCCATGGCTTGGATGCTGACGCGAAGCGTCACCCTGCCCTTGGCCCAGGCCGTGGCGCTGTCCAGAGAGATCGGCGATGGCCGACTGGACAATGAAGTGCAAGTTCAAGGCACCGATGAAACCAGCCAGCTACTGAAGAGCTTGGTGCAAATGCAATCCAACTTGCGCGAACGCAATGAGCGCGACGGACGAATTGCCTCCGAGAACGCCCGTGTCAAGCAAGCGCTGGACAGTTGCTCGACCAATGTGATGATCGCCGACCCTGAAGGGCAGATCGTCTACGCAAACCGCTCCGTGACTGCCATGCTGCAGGGCAACGAAGCAGCGCTGCGACAGTCACTGCCCAACTTCGACGCCAAGCAAGTCGTCGGCAGCAACTTCGACAGCTTCCACCGCAACCCCGCGCACCAACGCAATCTGCTGGGCAACTTGAGGAGCGAATACAAGACCCAGATCCAGGTGGCGGAGCTGCACTTTTCTCTGATCGCCAACCCCATCACCGATGCGACCGGCCAACGCCTTGGCACTGTGGTGGAGTGGCGTGACATGACTCAGGAGCTGATCGCTCGCGAGCGCGAACAAACCCTGGCCGCCGCCAATGCCCGCATCAAGCAAGCCTTGGATGTGGCGGCCATGCCGGTTCGAATCTCAGCGGCGGACGGCACCATCGTCTACGTCAACGAGGCTTTGATGACGGTCTTGCGCCGTGATGAGGCGGCCTTCCGCAGCGAACTGCCAGGCTTTGATCCCAGCAAGGTGCTGGGTGGCTCCATCGGCATGTTCTATCGCGACGCGGCCGCAGCCGTCGAACGCCTGAAGAACTTGAGCGACACCGCCCACTCCACCATGGTGCTGGGCGGCCGCACTTACGACGTCACAACCACTCCGATTCGCGACTCGAACGGAAAGAACATCGGAACTGTCGGCCAATGGCTGGATCGCACCGAGCAACTGGCCGCCGAGCGCGAATTTGATTCGCTGACCAGCGCAGCCACCAGCGGAAATCTCAGTCAGCGCATTGGCCTGGACGGCAAGCAGGGATTCTTTCGCCAGATCGGCGAAAAATTCAATGGCCTGATCGACACCATCAGCGACACCATCCGTGAGGTCCGGGTCGCCGCCGATCAACTCAGCGGCGCTTCCGACCAAGTCTCACAAACCTCGCAGAGCCTGTCACATTCCGCCTCGCAGCAGGCCGCCAGCGTCGAAGAGACCACCGCCTCTTTGCAAGAAATGGCGGCGTCGGTGAAACAGAACGCCGAGAGTGCCAACGTCACCGACGGCATGGCCACCAAGGCTGCTCGAGAAGCCATGGAGGGCGGTCAAGCCGTGGGAATGACGGTGGACGCCATGAAGCAAATCGCCACCAAGATTTCCATCATCGATGACATCGCCTATCAAACCAATCTCCTGGCCTTGAACGCAGCCATCGAAGCCGCTCGGGCCGGCGAACACGGCAAGGGCTTCGCTGTGGTTGCCGCCGAGGTCCGCAAATTGGCCGAACGCAGCCAAGTGGCAGCGCAAGAGATCGGCAACCTGGCCAGCAACAGCGTCCAACTGGCCGAACGAGCCGGCAGTCTGCTCAGCAATATGGTGCCTTCGATTCAAAAGACCAGTGAACTGGTGCAGGAGATTTCAGCAGCATCCGGTGAGCAGTCTCAAGGCGTGACGCAGATCACGGGTGCGATGAACCACCTGTCGAACACCACGCAACAAACGGCCTCGGCTTCAGAAGAGCTTTCCGCGACGGCCGAGGAGTTGTCTGCCCAGGCCAATCAGCTCCAGGAACAAATGGCCTTCTTCCGCCTCGCCGAAGAGAAAAGCTCCCGGGGTCAAGCCAGACAGCAGCGCTGA
- a CDS encoding chemotaxis protein CheW, with product MNKAKDAPADLLRGAISEMAGAGPIRQLLRLAVARETLLVPIEVVREILEVGRMTPLPQTPDFVHGVMNLRGAVVPVIDLSARFGFGPTHIGRRTAVIVVEAKGDDDFERLIAGVLVDAVYEVLDVDTHRIEPVPTLGVAIAAEFLAGMVNVRDGYAALLNLDQVLSPVALSQLIAAAQHH from the coding sequence ATGAACAAAGCCAAAGACGCTCCGGCCGATCTGCTCCGAGGTGCGATCTCCGAGATGGCTGGTGCGGGTCCGATACGCCAACTTCTACGTTTGGCCGTTGCTCGAGAAACGCTGCTCGTGCCTATCGAAGTGGTGCGTGAGATCTTGGAAGTGGGTCGCATGACGCCGCTGCCGCAAACCCCCGACTTTGTCCACGGCGTGATGAATCTTCGCGGTGCAGTGGTGCCGGTGATTGACCTGAGTGCACGTTTTGGCTTTGGCCCCACGCACATCGGCCGACGTACCGCCGTCATTGTGGTGGAAGCCAAAGGCGACGACGATTTCGAACGCCTGATCGCCGGGGTTCTGGTCGATGCGGTCTACGAAGTGCTGGACGTGGACACCCATCGCATCGAGCCGGTCCCGACCTTGGGTGTCGCCATTGCCGCTGAGTTCTTGGCAGGCATGGTCAATGTGCGCGACGGCTATGCCGCCCTGCTGAATCTGGACCAAGTGCTTTCTCCGGTGGCCTTGTCTCAGTTGATCGCTGCGGCACAGCACCATTGA